In the genome of Terriglobales bacterium, one region contains:
- a CDS encoding energy transducer TonB translates to MRLVGLILLLYAAVAPAGAQRVECGVLTGKVVHMVRPKYPEVAKAAGIQGEVVLEALVGTEGEVLKLRVVRSASPLLSQAAVGAVEQWRYLPLRLDGKAVEFETTIRVRFVLPKKKGGATQEKSR, encoded by the coding sequence GTGCGCCTGGTCGGTCTCATCTTGCTGCTGTACGCCGCCGTCGCCCCAGCCGGCGCGCAGAGGGTAGAGTGCGGCGTGCTGACCGGCAAGGTCGTGCACATGGTACGGCCCAAGTATCCCGAGGTGGCCAAGGCCGCGGGCATCCAGGGCGAGGTGGTGCTGGAGGCGCTGGTGGGCACCGAGGGCGAGGTCCTCAAGCTGCGGGTGGTGCGCAGCGCCAGTCCCTTGCTGAGCCAAGCGGCGGTCGGCGCGGTCGAGCAGTGGCGGTATCTGCCGCTGCGGCTGGACGGCAAGGCGGTGGAGTTCGAGACCACCATCCGCGTGCGCTTCGTGCTGCCGAAGAAGAAGGGTGGGGCGACGCAGGAAAAATCGCGGTGA